In Scytonema millei VB511283, a single window of DNA contains:
- a CDS encoding ribonuclease HII — MAESSSIQKLKSKVQKSKIQNGITQDFDSGLSDRYSILIAGVDEVGRGALFGPVVAAAVVLPPSALKELVAAQIRDSKKLSCARRLKLAAHICQVALDWQIGFATSAEIDRINILQASLLAMKRAVLKLKIQPELCLVDGRQPIKDLFIPQQAIVKGDEQSLAIASASIVAKVWRDALITRLAVKYPQYDLVTNKGYGTQRHIEGLKQHGPCRLHRLSFRPCQVREQGVGKSC; from the coding sequence ATGGCTGAGTCATCGTCCATTCAAAAACTGAAATCTAAAGTTCAAAAATCTAAAATTCAAAATGGCATTACCCAGGACTTTGACTCAGGTTTAAGCGATCGATACTCTATCCTCATAGCTGGAGTAGATGAAGTAGGCAGAGGCGCTTTATTTGGTCCGGTGGTAGCAGCGGCAGTAGTTTTACCTCCATCAGCCTTGAAGGAATTAGTAGCAGCCCAGATTAGAGATAGCAAAAAACTATCGTGCGCTCGCCGTTTGAAATTAGCAGCCCATATTTGTCAGGTAGCACTTGATTGGCAGATTGGTTTTGCGACCTCTGCCGAAATCGATCGCATTAATATCTTGCAAGCATCGTTACTAGCCATGAAACGGGCAGTCCTGAAACTGAAAATTCAGCCCGAACTATGCTTAGTCGATGGCAGACAACCCATTAAAGATTTATTTATCCCGCAACAGGCGATCGTCAAAGGAGACGAGCAATCTTTGGCGATCGCCTCTGCTAGTATCGTGGCTAAAGTGTGGCGCGATGCCCTAATTACTCGCCTTGCAGTCAAATATCCCCAGTACGATTTAGTCACAAATAAAGGGTACGGTACTCAGAGACACATCGAGGGATTGAAACAACACGGTCCCTGTCGCTTGCATCGGCTGTCTTTTCGCCCCTGTCA